From the Lathyrus oleraceus cultivar Zhongwan6 chromosome 3, CAAS_Psat_ZW6_1.0, whole genome shotgun sequence genome, the window cctggcctagttatacccccaaaattcaaaataccagaatttgagaagtacaaaggggatagttgTCCAAAGCAAAATTTGGTAATGTTTTTTGGAAAAATGACCTCTCATGCCCACAATGATAAGTTAATGATTCACTGTTTTCAGGACAGTTTGACTGGGGCATCATTGAGTTGGTATATGAAGTTAGAAAGGAATCATGTTCAGTCATGGATAAACCTGGCTAATGCCTTtttgaagcagtacaaatacaatttGAACATGGCTCCCGATCGCATGCAGTTGAGAGCCTTATCTCAGGAAAGTAACGAATCCTTCAGAGAATATGCATAAAGATGGAAAGAGTTAGCAGCTCGTGTTGAACCACCACTCTTAGACAAAGAAGTGATGGAATTATTCAGGGATACCTTGCAAAGTCCTTACTTCGAAAGAATGATTAGCAGTGCAGCATCAGACTTCGCTCACTTGGTGTcaattggagaacgcatcgagaATGGCCTCAAAAGTGGAAAAATCCAATGCGCCTCAAATAGCCAGAGTATGGAGAGTGAATTTATTCCTAgttcccaaaaggaagaagaggtTGAAATTAATGCAGTCTGGGAAGCTCCACAAGCTTCACACCAGACACCATTCTCTCCACATGGTCAATATCCTACAACTCAAGGACCTCCTCAATATCAACGATGGATTCCACCTCAACAGCCATACAAACGATATAACACTCCACATCAGCAGCGCCAACATGCTCAACAAAGGTCAAGAAAGCCAGAGAGACATATTGATCCTCTCCCAATGCCATACAGTCAAGCACTTCCATATTTGATTAAGAGGGGATTGATAGTGCCAAAGGAGCTAAAACTAGTAAGTCCTCCATATCCACCAGGCTATGACGCCAACGCTCGGTGTGACGTCCATGCTGGGGCACAGGGGCATTCAACTGAAGGTTGCAAAGTGCTTAAGAGTAAAGTACAAACCCTGTTTCATTCCAAGATGTTCTCATTTGCGCCCCGAAGCTTGCAAATCAATAATACTGCTTCGCCTAGCTGTGCGAGTCCATCAGTCCAAACGGTGGAGGAGATTTCCGAGAATAGGTCTGAAGATGATTATCAAACTGGTCTCGATGAGGAGAAATACCACTACTCTGAAGAAGGCTAGCCCAGCAGTGAACCAGGCACGAGAGAGATTCCTCTGCACTGGCAACCATTTGGCTACTCCTTGCATTTCAtatgtatttttctttgcatgttAAGTACTTATTTGCTTTCAAGTATTGTTGATTTCCCgtaatggtaatattaatgaaatgattatgcatgttttgaacgaatcctttcgtattcactcattttttccattgatataaaaaaaaaatatttctcccattcacttatcAAACTGTTATTTTAGCAAAAGATTGAAGGGAGAATGACGAAAACGAAATACCcataattgttgattgtatgctttcagataaaaccttgctgatgatgtacaggcattgtttcaaatccctaaacactggaaagataaggagttaatccctagtcaaccacttcgagcctagaagtaggagtttctttcggatctacaaacccttacatttaacctggggcagggtagtgttcagttaatctgactatgCATTCAAATTAAAAGACGAAGCATCCCGTCTAaggatcaaccacatgatattcttcgcatacatcctaaagtgtcgaaggaacccagaaaaatccaaaagttatgacggttgttcttcaatgactaatgacttggcagtcacatTCTAAAAAATGGAATCAAAGAAAAGCCCGCTAAGTTGAACACCCAagaggcgacttaggcaaaaattagggcaatcccgatggactcAAAGCTTCAAAAGCAGTTCAGGCAAAAAGTTAGGGAtcaagaaaaaggaaaaaaatcaaaagaggtcacgaaaaccctcaacaaaagaaaacaagattcagtgaccaccataccaaaatcaaagggtcaccgacattaaaaaaaacgaaataaggtggttgccatttcaagagaccttgaatcaccatctttatccttacaccttcAAAAAAGATGAATGTGTACGTTTAATTAACTGAGCGTAGGATTGGAGTTTATCAAGAAGAATGGTCGGTACAATAATAATTTTGAGCCTCATATCCTTTatttcaataaccatgaaccaagccacgttacaacccctaaaagacctaattgaggtagggGTTATTCTGAAAGCGTACTACAgcaaggttgcgtaaactgactcctaaatatTTGCTAATTCACCTGTATTGGTATCATATTCTCGCTGTATCTTTCACACACTAACTAAATCAGCAATGTGTTTGAACTAATGGTTCATTCGTCGGACACTATCATTATCACTTCAATACATGATTTTTCAAACCTGCATGaatatcgcattaaaattaccatttattgaataaacaattttaactgcaagtaaTTACTTGACATCAAGGAGCTTCAAAGAAGCAATCGGAGAAGAATTTGATCATTCGTCGGTGCTGACCCGAATCAAGACTACTTCCTAACCCTATGGATCAGGGGCATGGCATCCAATGACTATGACTTGGTCAGTAAAAAAAAACTCCAAGCATCAGTTGATCAAGGAGGcaaataatttaaaaatattcaGTCCATCTGGGGcaatgtagcacctcaaatttgcacctatcattgtacatacattttcatattaggtcatagcatatcatggtctattgcatagcattgcattgcccccaattgcctcaagtgcaagcaaatcaagaaattaggtcaaactgatcaggaggtcagtcaaccaagcaagcaagggtgtttctcaaggagccaaggccctagggttggtccaacatgttcacatgacttggaggtccatttgaaatgtttaagtcaagggttggatgttcagaaggcatcagttcatgcacaatcagtcaaaaaccctagaaagtcaaagttggtcaactgtggttgattttatgggtttgatggatggatttggtttgagagagtttattcatgtcccaataggcctcatatatcatggcaaacaatatcattgaagaaattgaagccaatcagaaaatttcccaaaatagaaactggacctgtaattttaactgccaaaaatggaaacttcttgatcccaaacttacatcatgatacaagcttcaaatgaatttttgcccaacatgaaagttgaatattttgttctcccatttccaaaaagtccaagaactctcaattcccatgcatggttgtcaagatatgatcaagtcattttcacaaaatcttgaacttcaaaaggccatatctctcaaaccatttggccaattttggtggggttttttcctacaaaccacatttcctctcctctttccaaaaatataaatttcatgagccaaaacattgccaatcaaaatggcacttttggaCCTAGCATGCTTAATTTTCAAGTGAGGtgtatttttgaagttttgatttaaGCATTTTCTACCACATTAGCCATTTGGAATTGTttcaaaacatgatttctgaCTTGCCAAGGCCCAAAATTCGAGCAGCATGCTACCACATACCACCATTTGGTCAAAATTGCAAGATTAGCAAATTGGTTAAAATGAGCAAAGCATGATTACCATCCACTTAGCAAAGCTTAAACAGATCATATATAACCTATTTTCTGCAGAATTAGAAACCCTAGCAGCTGCAAAAACAACAGAATTACTCACTCTCTCTCAAATTCACTTTTGGCCATTTTCCAAAATCCTTCAAAATCCTTCAAAGAGCACGACCTAGCTAGGGTTTTTCcaccatccaagcatcatttcatGCACATTTCCACCATCATCCTTTGGCTGTAAGAAGCTCTTCGTGGCTGTTCATCTTCAAGCAATTTCCATGGCAGAACTTGATTCAAGCTTCTACAAGAGTTGCTGAACCACGATTACTTCATCATTCAACTTGGGGAAGCATAATCTGCATCTGTTTAAGCTTATCCTGGCCAGAAAACACCTGAATCTTCATCTGCTTTTCCAAATTGGTTAGTATTCGATTCTCTCTATTTCCAAAACTTTGCCATGCTTAGTGTAGGTCTTAGTACCCTGATCATTATGAGCGTTGAATGGTAGAATTTAGTTAAGTATTTTGCAAGAAATCTGAAAATGAAAGTTTGGTGTTCATATGAAGTTTGgttcgattctctctcaatagcttgtttccatgaaaattgatgttggattttgCTTTGCCATGCTTGGATGAACATGTATGTGTGCTCATTATTCATTTCTGGAGTTTTTGTTCTTGAGCCAAGTTTGATGTCATTTATgattcttgctcgattcatgttCATTGTTGTGAtttgatgaaaattgatgttGGATTCTTACTTGCCATGCTTGTATGAACATGTCTGTGTATTTAATTTgtaattctggaaaaaaaattggtAGCACGATTTGGGGACGATGATCTTCATCTTGTACCCAGAAAACCCTAGGGTTTCTTCATCCATGCCCAGATTTTCTGATTTCACACACTGCATGGCACTGTATAGGCATGcaccaataggaacatttccttGGTCGCCCCAAAACGCCACCGTTTAGTTAAGTGAGTTCCCAAATTACACAAATGCCACTCGGTCCATTAATTATTCAActtaattcattttaatttcacatattatttcactttgatcactcaacttacaaaaatcacaattcactcatttcaactccaaaattcgtgaaaatttttgcatcatactcatgtgaatgtctagtattttatcatgatttttaatgattttttggatggctggatgttaaatggcattagggtttgtagaatgtgaccaatttttacaccttttgccaattcttttatgaaatgatgaggatgtatccaatgattctgaaaatttttgtggttattctacactcattcatgtttattttggtgtaaatatcatgattttatcatatgtggtttgtgagatacaaatttttgaagtagggtgtgacaatttgtgtcacaccaatgttatgcaattttatgatttttgttaacatgcttcctggcttccaattaatgtgaaattttgcatgagccatctcttatgtgtctagttgatgtgtgaattttcctggaattaattatgccatttcctaattgtttgagatttttcttccctgtctagtcaaatgttgactttgtgtgacatATCTTGCtattccatttgggaaattctcatactttattggatgatcatgaaatttcacatgtgcatactatacatctcaagctttgcactggtgttaatcccattcatttcccatctgttttcatttaattatgattttttgaagttgatacatgtttgtttgacttctttgtgcttgcttgaattggttttgactttctgattttaactgaccatcttcccatgatccaattgagctgaaatttcatatgcatgtcatgttatggattttgtttgagcatgaattatttgatgatttttggaattgactatgtttggttttgagctaagtcttgctgttgacttcattaagcatgttcaaatttgctttgactttatgattttcattgactgccttccacttgtccaaatgtgatgaaatttgacatgcttaccatgctaggtgttaggattgatcatgatttatctggtgatttttggaaatgtttgagttgacttttgatgcaagtcattctgttgacttctatgtgcaccaatttgccatgctttgccttcttttgtttgtgaagtgatgatgatgcatgatataaacttgagaccaattgagattgcttcttaaatgtttgaacttgattttgtttgactttcatttgctgttttgactttctcattcctttttgaccctaggcttgtcctagtggtccagttactcactattgagcttatgttttcaggttgaacaccaagtgactaatgagatcaatttcttttgatcaagcttgactgtttatcatgagctaacctttgttttataggtggcttgactcatgtgatttgagtcttgtgcatTGCACATCTGATTACCTGATTTGTCTGTTGTTTCTCAATTCCTTTTGCTTTAGCTGTTGAAAtgtgtactgattagtttgactatttcaggtaccattagttgcttaagttctttgaacttgctttgctttgctatttagcaacttgcttgaggtataattcctttttcttcatgtagtctggaagacctggcctgttacttggccaggcaactgtctgaagtcctccttaagaggcaatgtttgtgtatgtttaatttgtccttgtacaagagtcaaagacctcctaagtgaagaggcaattggcagaaccaagggataagcaacctatcccctgctattcagtgtgtcttctgttttgctcacaccactgtgttgatgcattacagataaaaaacccaagatcttgtgcaaatccatagttgagtcagtatcaaatctgtagaagggttcccactttctgaacccacacattcttgtcagatgctctccctggccagggataagagcaatgaggcacacccctcatctcctttcatctgcttcaccttggctctcaatggcaaggttaagagcaccatcacccatttccagaggtttgtttgttgaggttgatatgacccctcgactaaaacctaacccttgtgtgagccccttgtgtgtatatagtgtgtgctacctgtgcttgtatgtttgtttgacttgcttcctgtgcaagttaggtttagtttagactaatccttgtttgctttcgccctcgttgcgatcctttctttcgccctcgttgcgatcctttctttcgccctcgttgcgatcctttctctcgccctcgttgcgatcgagactttccctttctcttgccctggttgcaatcgagacccttgcttcctgtgcaagttaggtgtgtgtgGCTTGCCTCCTGTGtaagtcatgtctaggataggttggcccttgtgccagttagctagaaaccttaacttagggttgattttgcatgacaacatctaggctcgagtcgtagtctccctagtgttgtgtctccctctgttatctggttaggctagatccttgtccctgcgtaggggaactacatagccctgatcttcacaccagatgaagtatgtaggcaggagattgagctgatctctccgggcgcctttttctttttttgtgtgtgttgtctgacagttgctaggctcgagtgtcttactccttagcaatctgttgtccgtttgtttgtgtgtgtgcttgacagttataggctcgagtccccgactccctattaacttgttgtgttgttgtgtgcttggaagctgatgtaagaccatcgagtggcattcgggttccagtgtgggtgtgttttggttcggatgctgatgtaagcccagtgattggcattcaggctccacgtttgcctttgcctgtgtttgtttgcgtgcgtgtcagccgagctacgaatgctctgattctccttcgtccaaggagatacgtatgcataggatgcgatatcctagcgagcatgtgtcgtttccccagtccgaactacttcgactctgatgtctatgcctgatagactaagtaggcccaggatacgatatcctgccgagtcagtttcagtcagtttcttgtgtctctttcagccagtgtgtgtgagtttgagcagtgttttagcaaccaatttcctttctattgtgcgtggatcccatcgagtacgacggatgcgtaggggtgctaataccttcccttcgcataaccgactcccgaacccattctctttggtcgcgagaccatgttctttcccaggtttacttcgagcgtttctttccctcttttgggataaataacgcacggtggcggctctgttgtttctttgttttcccgccggtttttcgcgtgatgcgacagctggcgactctgctggggatatagagaagttgacctatgctggtccatcttccctgagcgagtctctcctagcgctctctaggttagggttttggttgctttgtgttgtgtttatttattgcattcattatttactgtttgcattcattgtctattgtttgcatttatttttgtgcattaatgtttgcattcatattcattattcattctgacaggctggttgtctgttttttctgtgtgggggggggggagtcagttgaggtaaaaggtccaatacccagaccatgagtgaaatctaggatgattaggaatagagtgattcatgggaagcgggtggtattgcgccacttagcggaacattgatatcacgagcagttcagaccctggtgggatgctgtcgttacatacttcgggtgtgtatatgatggtattctgcgaaaggttatttatgctgcgtttctctcagctttaccctggcctagactacacccgtgagtggggaagggttgatcatcattacaggtacctgttggtgacttttggttctgttggtgactctcAGTTCAGACGATATAttcagttgaccttaagttggatttgggttccgaattttgactgaagcttcgacctagtgatcagaattacacaaccagccagtccagtcctgtctgcatcatttgcatcatagcatatttatttttcaaaagaaacgcaatgaaaaaatttgaaaaaaatcagaaaaaagaaaaaaagaaaaaaagaaactaatctctgcatgcatatcatttctcaggtacattccagagctcGTCTACcgatagagatggcaacagtccccgggccgaagcggaagacctgttcctacagctttcatcgtgagccgttgacttcactgattgagttgggtagctttgtgacagatgatcgtctgaagagttttgttggacagtatggagatattctgacagtgctgaagacagtagtggatccggtgcctctgcagacactactaCAATTCTATGACCCATGGCTCAGATGCTTCACATTTCAAGATTATCAGCTAGCacctactcttgaggagtactctattctgatgaatgtcccagttcagcatcagactcccttcttggacgtcccaaaggaggttgacttcagattgattgccagagctctccggttgagtgttaaggaggttggtgagaattggaagccctgtggggaagCTGTGGGTTTGccattgaagtttctgttgagagtagccagagatgaagcagagagggggaattgggaagtttttcacgcgCAGCTTGCCGCCTTGATATATGGAATCATTCTCTTTCCtagtatgccaaattttgttgatcatgctgccatcagcatttttatcagagggaatccagtcccaaCCCTTctagctgacacttactatgccatccacagtaggcatggtaagggtggagccatcaggtgctgcctACCTCTCCTGTTCAGATGGTTTATGTCACTTCTGCCTGTCAGTGGACCCTTTatggatacccagagcactcttaagtgaactcagagggtcatgtcgctcacctcctacgacatcagatggcagtcataccgaATGGACGTAAAGGatgttatcatgagttgtggtgaattccggaaCGTGCCGCTCGTGGGGACCAAAGGCTGtatcaactacaacccagttctttctcttcgccagctagggtttgtcatgagtagaaggccacttgaagctgagatagctgagagtgtgtgttttgagaagaaggatgaccctgttaggttggagcagatagggaaagcctgGAGATCTCTTGGGGTCAgggatggatctgtcttagggaaaaagtttgccattgcaatgcccgattacactgattgggtaaagaagagagtggaaactttgctgctaccctacgataggatggatCCGTTGAGAGAACAACCACCTttggttcttgctgatagtgtgcctgctgaacactataagcaagccctgatggagagtcgtcgtctgagggagaaggagcaagacactcagatggagctgtacaaagtTAAGGCTaataagctgcacttggcccatcaactcagggaagtgcaaggagagggtactagcagagcaaggagcaagaagagatcatatgatgAGGTAGAGTCTATGTTGGACGCAGAGCATAGGGAATGTCTGAGGCTACAGAGAGCAGAAGtcaactatcagaagaagatcagagacctggagaagcaactcaaagacaaagacactcagttgaagaaagaggtggagttgagacagaagtcagaagattatcttggaggagaagtcttggagcttagaagacaactgaaggagaagattacccctctaccagaatgttcagaatgcacactgttgatagaccagtgccattacctgaagactctcattccggaagaccgtctgtcttagattgtatctttgtttgtatttattgagaatcacctccaggcttgttggatgggattcatttgtttgtactccgtcTTTGGATCTTTTTTGTTGtgaatcacctccaggcttgttggatgggattctttttctttgtactctgtttattCGAATATTCTGTTGACTTGGTTGTattgacctttttacccttatgtatagataaggttgtcagtatttccctgttgttctcacATTTTCCTTGTATCctgttgttctcttgttgctgcaggtttccatcttttgaggatgggtcaggctctttgaatgcctgagaaatgagcatatcatgtgcatcatgcatatcattgaaacatcatactcatatcatttgcataacaggtgttcttgtgccgtcttctcactttgattcctgtgtccaggcaggatagctgatcaaagaccacaccgctactcaacgaggctcaaccatcaacgcaacatggatcaagtacaagctgagttggcagagatgagggctaacatggcccagttcatgcacatgatgcaaggggttgcacaaggtcaagaagaactccgagctctagttcagagacaagaagctgcaattccaccgcCCAACCAGGCTCTACCagaaggaaatccagttcctgacattcctgctgctgctattcccgtcaacaactatgctgtaggtgaagagttgaggggtatccgagttgacggtcaaccgattgctccagatgctgctaGTGCCAGAGTCATTCATGTTCCAgcccgtaacagaattccgattgttgacagacaagaggatttgttcacTATGCTCAGCGAAGACGACGACATTTTGGGCAGAAAcgatgcgagagatcgcaaagtcgaggcccttgctgagaagatcagggCAATAGAATGTCAAaactctctcggttttgatgttacaaatatgggattggttgaaggcttgagaatcccgcacaaattcaaggcgccgtcatttgataaatacaacggtacctcctgccctcgcacctacatgcaggcatactacagaaagatatccgcatacactgatgatgagaagatgtggatgtatttcttccaagatagcctatctgtggcgtctttggactggtatatggaattgaagcgggattcaattcgatgctggagagatctgggtgaggcgttcctcagacagtataagcacaacatggacatggctccgaccaggactcagctgcagagtctttgtcagaagaacaatgaaagctttaaagagtacgcccagagatggcgcgagttggctgcgagagttcaaccccctatgttggaaagggagttgactgacatgtttatcagcactctgcaaggtgtgtatatggaccggatgggaagttgcccattcggaagtttttctgacgtcgtcatctgtggcgaaaGAACTGAAAGTTTAATCAAAGCTGGGAGGATTCATGATGCGGGTTCTTCGTCATCctcgaagaaacccttctctggggcacctcgccgtagagaaggagagaccaatgctgtacaacatagagggggtgtgtacagagcaAGTGCAAACAGAGACCAAAATCGTCCGgtggctgcagtgactattcctgcacctcagcctcgtcaacaacaacaaagggctcaacaaccacaacaaccaccacaacaacaacaacaacgtcccTATCAGCCGAGACAGGGTCTGCAGTCTAATAGAAGATTTGACCCGTTACCCATGACGTATGCTGAGCTTttgcctgagttgctcagattgggtttcgtagagttgcgtacaatggctacCCCAACAGTATTGCCGCTTGGTTATGATGCaaatgtccgttgtgattttcactctggggcaccaggccaccatactgaaagatgtCGGGCTTTGCAACATAAGGTTCAAGATCTGATCAATGCTAAGGCgatcaattttgctccggtgccaaatgtagtgaacaatcctatgccgcagcatggtgggcatagggttaACAATGTTGAAGGAGGAGAGGTTGAAGATTTGGTTGTTGATGTTGAAGACATTCAGACTTCTCTGTTGATAGTAAAGGGCCGTTtgctgaaggggggtgttgacccaggtTGTAATGAAGTTTGTTTGGGTTGTTCTGAAACTACcaatggttgcgaccagttgaaGGCTGGTATTCAGAGATTAATTGATGAGGGCTGTCTCCAGTTCAGCCGGGCTATTAAAGGTAATGGGtcagtgtctactgtcaccatttatttcaagccgtctgaaggacgaggtCGAGGGACTGTTAGTACCTCAGCAACAAacaatactccggttaccattccACCTCCGGTAACCATCAATGCACCAACTACTATTGTTGCGCCTGGCAGAAGGCAAGTGGAAAATAGTAGGGCTGTTCCATGGAGGTACGACAATGCCTATCGCAATGATAGAAGGGCTGGTAATCAGACTAGGCCAGTGGTACAAACACCAGTAACAatcagtgctcctgtgaggaCTCCTGTGGTCgcaagtcctgtggtggacaatgtAGGAGGGCCAGGAGGT encodes:
- the LOC127128103 gene encoding uncharacterized protein LOC127128103 → MSLTSYDIRWQSYRMDVKDVIMSCGEFRNVPLVGTKGCINYNPVLSLRQLGFVMSRRPLEAEIAESVCFEKKDDPVRLEQIGKAWRSLGVRDGSVLGKKFAIAMPDYTDWVKKRVETLLLPYDRMDPLREQPPLVLADSVPAEHYKQALMESRRLREKEQDTQMELYKVKANKLHLAHQLREVQGEGTSRARSKKRSYDEVESMLDAEHRECLRLQRAEVNYQKKIRDLEKQLKDKDTQLKKEVELRQKSEDYLGGEVLELRRQLKEKITPLPECSECTLLIDQCHYLKTLIPEDRLS